In the genome of Aequorivita sp. H23M31, the window GAATAAAAAGGCCCCTTGCAAAGATTATGCAAGAAGAGAAATCTGGTGCTCTTGTTTTGGGAATCAGCATTCTGGTAGCGTTTGTACTTGCCAATTCGCCTTGGTACGAACAATACCATCTTTTCTTTGATCACACTTTCGGATTTGAGTTTGATAACAAACCCTATTTAGAACACACCATTTCCGAATGGATAAACGACGGTTTAATGGGAATGTTCTTTTTTGTAGTTGGCCTGGAACTAAAGCGGGAGATAGTTGCTGGCGAACTGTCGAACATTCGGGCGGCAATGTTGCCCATTGCTGCTGCCATTGGAGGAATGATTGTACCGGCTCTTATCTATTTCTCATTAAATTCAACAGGAGATGTGAATAGCGGATGGGGAATCCCCATGGCGACCGATATCGCCCTCGCTCTTGGAGTTATTTACCTTCTAGGAAATCGGATTCCCTTGGCGCTGAAAGTGTTTTTAACTGCTTTGGCTATAGTGGATGATATTGGAGCCGTTTTGGTAATAGCCTTCTTTTATACTTCCAATATTTCATTTTCAAACTTGGCCGTAGGTTTTATTTTTCTATTCCTGATGTTTATTGGTAACAGAATGGGCGTTAGAAGTCTTTTATATTATGCCATAATCGGAATAGTGGGTGTATGGACGGCTTTTTTACTTTCGGGAATCCATGCCACCATCGCCGCGGTATTGGCCGCTTTTATGATTCCTGCAGATGTAAGGATAAAAGAACCTATTTATATAGCACGAATCAAAAAACATCTTTTACGTTTTAAAAATATTGATCCAGATGATGATATTCCCACCTTGACCCACGGTCAATTGGAGGTCTTGGAACGGATAAATTTAGATACCAAAAAAGCAATGCCACCGCTGCAGAAATTAGAGCACGCTATGACGCCCTTTGTCAATTTCTTTGTCCTTCCCGTGTTTGCTTTGGCAAATGCCGGAGTTACTGTTTTTGATATAGAAATAAGTAAACTCTTCAATACCAATGTGGCTGTGGGAGTGGGATTAGGATTATTGCTAGGGAAAGTTATAGGAATAATCGGATTTGCCTGGCTCGCTGTAAAATTCAAGATAACTTCTTTTCCCAAATATTTAAATTTCAAAAATCTGCTAGGCCTATCCTTATTGGCTTCCATTGGGTTTACCATGTCACTTTTTATTACCCAATTGGCGTTTACCAATGAAGATTACAAAACACAAGCAAAAGTCGGGATTTTCGTCGCTTCGATTATCGGCGGTATTCTGGGATATATAGTGCTTAAACGACATTCGAAATAGAGAAACCTCTTTTTTCTTCTTGAGATTTAAACTAAATAATTATTCAATCTATCTCATTTTTAGATAAGATATATTTCACAATTTCTTTACCAAGGAAGCACTTCCTAGTTTGTCTTGCTCCTTGATTCTTGCAGTGTAGCGTTCTTGATTCATTTGTAAGGCCAAGTTTTCAAATTATAAAAGGATTTACCATTCCTTTCACATATCCAAATTTGAATTTGTCTATTTTTATGAGATTAAATAAGAAATGGAGCAAGCCTCCACT includes:
- the nhaA gene encoding Na+/H+ antiporter NhaA; the encoded protein is MPKKRYPIDRIKRPLAKIMQEEKSGALVLGISILVAFVLANSPWYEQYHLFFDHTFGFEFDNKPYLEHTISEWINDGLMGMFFFVVGLELKREIVAGELSNIRAAMLPIAAAIGGMIVPALIYFSLNSTGDVNSGWGIPMATDIALALGVIYLLGNRIPLALKVFLTALAIVDDIGAVLVIAFFYTSNISFSNLAVGFIFLFLMFIGNRMGVRSLLYYAIIGIVGVWTAFLLSGIHATIAAVLAAFMIPADVRIKEPIYIARIKKHLLRFKNIDPDDDIPTLTHGQLEVLERINLDTKKAMPPLQKLEHAMTPFVNFFVLPVFALANAGVTVFDIEISKLFNTNVAVGVGLGLLLGKVIGIIGFAWLAVKFKITSFPKYLNFKNLLGLSLLASIGFTMSLFITQLAFTNEDYKTQAKVGIFVASIIGGILGYIVLKRHSK